One window of the Sphaerochaeta associata genome contains the following:
- a CDS encoding DUF2179 domain-containing protein — protein sequence MFTNESLMLALVIFAARVVDVSLGTIRHAMIVRGKRFITFCIAFLESLVWVFAVSKVLSDLSEPMTALAFALGFATGTFVGMTIENLLKIGDQVVKVFSSKGKEVAALLRDAGFRVTEFEGRGRDGQVILLFVQVRRRDAKKVLQTARSFDKNCYLVIEDIRWRQNALL from the coding sequence ATGTTTACCAATGAATCTCTGATGTTGGCCTTGGTCATTTTTGCAGCCAGGGTGGTTGATGTTTCCCTCGGCACCATTCGTCATGCAATGATAGTACGTGGGAAACGCTTCATAACGTTCTGTATTGCTTTTCTTGAGTCGTTGGTCTGGGTGTTCGCCGTGTCGAAAGTACTCAGCGACCTTTCTGAACCCATGACGGCTTTAGCTTTTGCCTTGGGCTTTGCTACCGGGACTTTTGTCGGCATGACCATTGAGAATCTGCTGAAGATCGGCGATCAGGTGGTCAAGGTGTTCTCCAGCAAGGGAAAGGAAGTTGCCGCCTTGCTCAGGGATGCAGGCTTTCGGGTCACCGAGTTCGAGGGACGTGGTCGCGATGGACAGGTGATTCTTCTCTTTGTCCAGGTGCGTCGAAGGGATGCAAAGAAAGTACTGCAGACGGCTCGCAGCTTCGATAAGAATTGCTACTTGGTCATCGAGGATATTCGCTGGAGGCAGAACGCATTGCTGTAA
- a CDS encoding sugar-binding protein yields the protein MKKLLVVGLVLLYAMTTVFAAGAAESSSAKGMIGVVMPTRSEERWNKDGAAVKSGLEALGYKVDLQFSDDDIPTQVRQIEDLITKNAKVLVIASIDGVALSDVLAKAADAKIPVIAYDRLIMKSPNVDYYLSFDNYAVGQQMGDILIKGMNLDNPKKKPLLIELFGGSPDDNNAYKFYDGAMDRLKPYFDNGTLKIGSGQKGMDTVGTLRWSNELAMSRMENLLSAHYTNQTLDGILSPYDPISLSTLEACKAVGYGTAGKPLPVVGGQDCIVASCKSILAGEQYATVLKDTRVLGQATVELVDTIMRGQVPQGLDTTSYNNDSIKNGKPYIVPSVLLKSVIVTKDNLKAEVVDTGYHTAAEVGL from the coding sequence ATGAAAAAGTTGCTAGTAGTGGGATTGGTCCTGTTATACGCAATGACCACGGTTTTCGCAGCAGGTGCTGCCGAAAGCTCATCCGCGAAGGGGATGATTGGTGTCGTAATGCCCACCAGGTCTGAAGAGCGTTGGAACAAGGATGGCGCGGCAGTCAAGTCCGGATTGGAGGCTCTCGGGTACAAGGTTGACCTGCAGTTCTCTGACGACGATATTCCCACCCAGGTTCGCCAGATTGAAGATCTGATCACCAAGAATGCAAAGGTGCTCGTCATCGCTTCGATTGACGGCGTTGCCTTGAGCGATGTACTTGCGAAAGCAGCGGATGCAAAAATTCCTGTAATCGCTTACGACCGCTTGATCATGAAATCGCCGAACGTTGACTACTATCTGTCATTCGACAACTATGCCGTCGGCCAGCAGATGGGTGACATTCTTATTAAAGGAATGAACCTTGATAATCCGAAGAAGAAGCCGCTTTTGATCGAACTGTTCGGTGGCTCTCCCGACGACAACAATGCGTATAAGTTCTATGACGGCGCCATGGATAGGCTCAAGCCCTATTTTGACAACGGAACGCTCAAGATCGGTTCCGGCCAGAAGGGTATGGATACTGTTGGAACGCTGCGCTGGAGCAATGAGTTGGCTATGTCCAGAATGGAAAATCTTCTTTCTGCGCATTACACCAATCAGACCCTCGATGGAATTCTCTCCCCCTACGATCCTATCAGCCTTTCAACGCTTGAAGCTTGTAAGGCCGTCGGATACGGCACGGCAGGCAAGCCGCTGCCGGTCGTCGGTGGACAGGACTGTATCGTTGCCTCTTGTAAGTCGATTCTTGCAGGCGAACAGTATGCTACCGTACTCAAGGATACCCGCGTACTTGGTCAGGCGACCGTCGAACTCGTAGACACAATCATGCGCGGTCAGGTTCCCCAGGGTCTCGATACCACCAGTTACAACAACGACTCCATCAAGAACGGTAAACCGTATATCGTTCCCTCCGTTCTCTTGAAGTCTGTGATCGTTACGAAGGACAACCTGAAGGCTGAAGTGGTCGATACCGGCTACCATACCGCCGCTGAGGTTGGACTCTAA
- a CDS encoding ATP-binding cassette domain-containing protein gives MPNNSILLSMKHITKTFPGVKALDDVSLDVKEREIHALVGENGAGKSTLMKVLSGVYPYGSYEGDIFFGGKRCAFSNIKQSEQAGIVIIHQELALSPYLSIAENMFIGDERAKFNIINWDKTREDAMKYMKRVGLNENPNLPVNKLGVGKQQMVEIAKALAKHAKLLILDEPTSALNEKDSKHLLEILKELRDKSNIASVLISHKLNEVAAVADSITILRDGKTIETLEVVRSNQGAVSIGEERIIKGMVGREITDMFPKRNNPIGDVLFEVKDWTVQNPDNPERKKLDGVNIKVRAGEVVGLAGLVGAGRTELAMSVFGRSYGENITGKTLIEGSEVDISTIPKAIARGVAYVPEDRKELGLVMIQNVKENTTIAKLKKIANMSVINEHDENVVAEDFCKRLNTKTPTILQMAGNLSGGNQQKVVLSKWLFTDPRVLILDEPTRGIDVGAKHEIYTIINSLAAQGMACLLISSEMPEIIGMSDRIYVMSEGKITAELSGETATQEEIMRNILNN, from the coding sequence ATGCCAAACAATTCCATTCTGCTGTCGATGAAGCATATCACCAAGACTTTCCCGGGCGTGAAAGCGCTTGATGATGTCAGCTTGGATGTCAAGGAACGTGAGATTCATGCTCTGGTTGGAGAAAATGGCGCCGGAAAGTCGACACTGATGAAAGTACTGTCCGGAGTTTATCCTTATGGCTCTTACGAAGGGGACATCTTCTTTGGGGGAAAACGTTGTGCGTTTTCAAACATCAAGCAGAGCGAACAGGCTGGAATTGTCATCATCCATCAGGAATTGGCATTAAGTCCTTATCTTTCCATTGCCGAGAATATGTTCATCGGTGACGAACGCGCCAAATTCAATATCATCAACTGGGACAAGACCCGTGAAGATGCCATGAAATACATGAAGCGTGTCGGCTTGAATGAGAATCCCAATCTTCCGGTCAACAAGCTGGGGGTGGGCAAGCAGCAGATGGTTGAGATTGCAAAAGCCTTGGCCAAGCATGCCAAGCTGCTGATTCTTGACGAGCCTACTTCCGCACTGAACGAAAAAGACAGCAAACATTTGCTTGAAATCCTTAAGGAACTTCGTGACAAGAGCAATATTGCATCCGTATTGATCTCTCACAAGCTTAACGAAGTCGCGGCCGTCGCCGATTCCATTACGATTCTACGTGACGGAAAAACAATCGAGACGTTGGAAGTCGTTCGGTCGAACCAAGGTGCAGTATCAATCGGTGAGGAGCGGATCATCAAGGGTATGGTGGGGCGGGAGATTACGGATATGTTTCCCAAGCGCAACAATCCAATAGGTGATGTATTGTTCGAAGTCAAGGACTGGACGGTTCAGAATCCTGACAACCCTGAGCGGAAGAAGCTTGATGGAGTTAACATCAAGGTTCGTGCAGGGGAGGTGGTCGGTTTGGCGGGTCTTGTCGGTGCCGGACGCACCGAACTCGCCATGAGTGTGTTCGGCCGTTCTTACGGTGAGAACATCACCGGAAAGACATTGATCGAAGGCTCTGAGGTTGATATCAGCACAATTCCCAAGGCAATTGCCCGTGGTGTTGCTTATGTACCTGAGGATCGCAAGGAACTGGGGCTGGTGATGATTCAGAACGTGAAAGAAAATACGACGATTGCAAAGCTGAAGAAAATTGCCAATATGTCGGTCATCAATGAGCACGATGAGAATGTCGTGGCAGAAGATTTCTGCAAGCGGCTCAATACAAAAACGCCGACCATTCTTCAGATGGCAGGAAATCTGTCGGGAGGCAACCAACAGAAGGTTGTCCTTTCAAAGTGGCTGTTCACCGATCCGAGGGTCCTTATCCTCGACGAACCCACCCGTGGAATCGATGTCGGTGCAAAGCATGAGATTTATACAATCATCAACTCGCTTGCCGCACAAGGTATGGCGTGTCTTCTGATCTCCAGCGAAATGCCTGAGATTATCGGGATGAGTGATAGGATATATGTGATGAGCGAGGGAAAGATCACTGCTGAACTGTCGGGTGAGACGGCAACCCAGGAAGAGATCATGCGTAACATCCTGAATAATTAG
- the mmsB gene encoding multiple monosaccharide ABC transporter permease, whose translation MSGLIAILKKNVRQYMMVIALAVAMIAFGLLTDGIFFRPVNLTNLVLQNSYVLILAVGMLLCTLTGNVDLSVGSIVCFIGALCGVMMVDLQWNPYVAMLLALLVGALIGMWQGFWIAFVNVPPFIATLAGMLVFRGLGQVIMKGQTKAPFPREFQLISSGYIPDPFGGAAIGTMHLHLFTLLIGFLIVALIIFSEIQKRKKQKQYDFDLLPGGIWLAKVIFIAVVLVAFTVVFAIYKGFPNILILLGVLVIAYQFVASKTVQGRHIYALGGNRKAAELSGVKVKWVMFWIYTNMAILAAVAAMVFTARLNSATPKAGQNFEMDAIAACYVGGSAVSGGIGTVIGAVVGGLFIGVLNNGMSIIGISTDWQQAIKGFVLLSAVAFDLYSKSRSSKVA comes from the coding sequence ATGAGTGGCTTGATAGCGATTTTGAAAAAGAATGTAAGGCAGTACATGATGGTCATCGCCTTGGCTGTGGCGATGATTGCATTTGGGCTCTTGACGGACGGTATCTTTTTCAGACCGGTTAATCTGACGAATTTGGTACTTCAGAACAGCTATGTCCTGATTCTAGCCGTCGGCATGTTGTTGTGCACGCTGACAGGAAACGTCGACCTTTCCGTCGGATCGATCGTATGCTTCATTGGTGCACTGTGCGGTGTCATGATGGTCGACCTTCAGTGGAATCCGTATGTGGCTATGCTGCTTGCTCTCCTTGTCGGGGCTTTGATCGGTATGTGGCAGGGCTTCTGGATAGCATTCGTGAATGTTCCTCCGTTTATTGCAACCTTGGCAGGCATGTTGGTCTTCCGCGGCCTTGGCCAGGTAATCATGAAAGGGCAGACAAAGGCTCCGTTCCCCAGAGAGTTCCAGTTGATTTCCTCCGGTTACATTCCCGATCCGTTCGGAGGGGCTGCCATCGGTACGATGCATCTGCATCTCTTTACGTTGTTGATCGGCTTTCTTATTGTTGCTTTGATCATTTTCAGTGAAATCCAAAAGCGGAAAAAGCAAAAGCAGTATGACTTTGACCTGCTTCCTGGGGGAATTTGGCTTGCAAAGGTAATATTCATTGCTGTTGTTCTGGTTGCATTCACTGTTGTTTTTGCCATCTACAAAGGCTTTCCCAATATTCTCATCCTGTTGGGGGTTCTCGTAATCGCATACCAGTTCGTTGCATCCAAGACCGTTCAAGGCCGTCACATCTATGCTCTTGGAGGAAACAGGAAGGCTGCAGAGCTCTCCGGCGTTAAAGTCAAATGGGTGATGTTCTGGATTTATACCAATATGGCGATTCTGGCTGCGGTGGCTGCGATGGTATTCACCGCAAGACTGAATTCCGCAACTCCGAAGGCCGGGCAGAACTTTGAGATGGATGCCATTGCTGCTTGTTATGTCGGCGGTTCCGCTGTCTCCGGTGGTATAGGAACTGTGATCGGGGCTGTCGTCGGCGGTCTGTTCATCGGAGTGTTGAACAATGGTATGTCGATCATCGGCATCAGTACTGACTGGCAGCAGGCGATCAAGGGGTTTGTCCTTCTCTCAGCCGTTGCGTTCGACCTGTATTCGAAGTCGAGGTCATCGAAGGTAGCATAA
- a CDS encoding ABC transporter ATP-binding protein: MATVQLKNICKVYDGGVKAVDNVNIDIKDRQFVVLVGPSGCGKSTTLRMVAGLEDITSGELYIDGNLVNDVPPKDRDIAMVFQNYALYPHMTVYDNMAFGLKIRKFPKEEIDQRVREAAKILEIEELLDRKPKALSGGQRQRVAVGRAIVRKPKVFLFDEPLSNLDAKLRVQMRAEISSLHNRLKATMIYVTHDQVEALTMADVIVVMKFGVIQQIGGPLDLYNNPQNKFVAGFIGSPPMNFLETAVEADGSDIYVNEGTFRLKVTAEQKKMLTPYVGKSVTFGIRPEDVVFSNTPKDGETINGTVSVVEPLGSETHVFVSTSRSQVVGKIEPTLVPKPDTKISLIPDMVKAKFFDLETELVIK; this comes from the coding sequence ATGGCCACAGTACAACTCAAGAACATTTGCAAAGTGTACGATGGTGGAGTAAAGGCCGTCGACAATGTCAACATTGACATCAAGGACAGACAGTTTGTCGTCCTCGTCGGACCTTCCGGTTGTGGTAAGTCCACGACCCTCCGCATGGTAGCAGGTTTGGAAGACATCACCAGTGGTGAGCTCTACATCGATGGAAACCTCGTAAACGATGTTCCCCCGAAAGACAGAGACATCGCCATGGTATTCCAGAACTATGCTCTGTATCCCCACATGACCGTGTATGATAACATGGCATTCGGATTGAAGATCCGCAAGTTCCCCAAGGAAGAGATCGATCAGCGTGTACGTGAAGCAGCCAAGATCCTCGAGATCGAAGAACTGCTTGACAGAAAGCCCAAGGCCCTCTCCGGTGGACAGAGACAGCGTGTTGCAGTAGGCCGCGCAATCGTCCGCAAGCCCAAGGTATTCCTCTTTGACGAACCACTCTCCAACCTCGACGCAAAACTTCGTGTCCAGATGCGCGCAGAGATTTCCTCCCTGCACAACCGCCTCAAGGCTACGATGATCTACGTCACCCACGACCAGGTTGAAGCTCTTACCATGGCAGACGTCATCGTCGTCATGAAGTTCGGCGTCATCCAGCAGATCGGTGGACCGCTTGACCTGTACAACAATCCTCAGAATAAGTTTGTTGCAGGCTTCATCGGTTCTCCTCCCATGAACTTCCTCGAAACTGCAGTCGAAGCTGATGGTTCCGACATTTATGTGAATGAAGGCACGTTCCGCCTCAAGGTTACCGCCGAGCAGAAGAAGATGTTGACTCCGTATGTAGGCAAGTCTGTCACGTTCGGTATTCGCCCTGAGGATGTAGTCTTCAGCAATACCCCCAAGGATGGCGAAACCATCAATGGTACGGTTAGTGTTGTTGAACCCCTCGGCAGCGAGACTCACGTATTTGTATCCACTTCCAGAAGCCAGGTTGTCGGTAAGATTGAACCCACGCTTGTTCCGAAGCCGGATACCAAGATTTCCTTGATTCCTGATATGGTCAAGGCGAAGTTCTTCGATCTTGAGACCGAACTGGTAATCAAATAA
- a CDS encoding IS1634 family transposase, whose protein sequence is MYINIDKRNGAVAEVTSYREPGCKYPKQRKVYIGKMDEQGAFVPNKFFIERSRKEELQAEVEKLQKELDGMDRGIRKQQKEMQALSSVVCSVSGKKKAGLTHALGHIAETKGFVQALQGVFGGDSAKKILSLSYYVLATRNEALDDFCYFDASHEHPYGSDIGSSESSAVLASIKPEHVNGFFKAMRDAGPSRSKEDHFCAFDGTAFSSYSNNLSEVEVSRGKQDPDLRHFAMAAVYSSNEGRCAYYRLYRGNIPDIKTIDNFVDVTKAMGYNFRRMVLDRGYCSYSNLHRLYHECRYEVIMCMKSNMSVYKDALQTTRGTFEADSTCYLAEHAVYGKTVKQSIVLTDNLGVEHPTTAYVHVYYNRLKAAEQEPKLYRDLEDSIAELTEKVQKKELSVSDAQKRLFSCKQKALVSVRKTGNSRCVFEMDCKKVDGAAGKLGYFVLLSTENLTAAQVLDIYRSKDGVERVFNNVKNDIGFDRPAVKTDATLEGKVFIVMLAGMLSTIIRNAMRAHRKELTRKMTYGKLVKELECMYSFTIKGKTQWCEISEKQAMILRCLGVPLPVKSQDVQAQLVKKRGPKPKAR, encoded by the coding sequence GTGTACATCAACATCGACAAGCGCAACGGAGCCGTCGCCGAGGTAACGTCCTACCGGGAACCTGGATGCAAATACCCCAAACAGCGCAAGGTGTACATAGGCAAGATGGACGAACAGGGCGCCTTCGTGCCCAACAAGTTCTTCATCGAACGGTCAAGGAAGGAAGAACTCCAGGCCGAAGTGGAAAAGCTGCAGAAAGAGCTGGACGGCATGGACCGGGGGATCAGGAAGCAGCAGAAGGAGATGCAGGCCCTCTCCTCAGTTGTCTGCTCGGTCTCCGGGAAGAAGAAAGCCGGCCTCACCCATGCACTGGGGCACATCGCCGAGACAAAAGGGTTCGTGCAGGCGCTGCAGGGTGTCTTCGGCGGGGATTCGGCCAAGAAGATACTCTCCCTCTCCTATTATGTGCTCGCCACCAGGAACGAGGCCCTTGACGACTTCTGCTATTTTGACGCCTCGCATGAGCATCCCTACGGCTCGGACATCGGCAGCAGCGAAAGCAGCGCCGTCCTTGCATCGATAAAGCCCGAGCATGTCAACGGGTTTTTCAAGGCGATGCGCGACGCAGGTCCTTCCAGGAGCAAGGAGGACCATTTCTGCGCCTTCGACGGGACCGCCTTCAGCTCGTATTCAAACAATCTGTCCGAGGTTGAGGTTTCAAGGGGCAAACAGGACCCGGACCTGAGGCATTTCGCCATGGCAGCGGTGTACAGCAGCAACGAGGGCAGGTGCGCCTACTACCGGCTGTACCGGGGGAACATACCCGACATCAAGACCATCGACAACTTCGTCGACGTGACCAAGGCGATGGGGTACAACTTCCGAAGAATGGTCCTGGACAGGGGGTACTGCAGCTACAGCAACCTCCATCGGCTGTACCATGAGTGCCGATACGAGGTGATCATGTGCATGAAGTCCAACATGTCGGTGTACAAGGATGCTCTGCAGACAACGCGCGGGACCTTCGAGGCCGACAGCACCTGCTATCTGGCGGAGCATGCTGTGTATGGCAAGACCGTCAAGCAGAGCATTGTCCTAACCGACAACCTCGGAGTCGAACACCCGACCACTGCGTACGTACATGTCTACTACAACAGGCTGAAGGCTGCCGAACAGGAGCCCAAGCTGTACAGGGACCTGGAGGACTCCATCGCCGAGCTGACCGAGAAGGTGCAGAAGAAGGAACTGTCCGTCAGCGATGCACAGAAGAGGTTGTTTTCCTGCAAGCAGAAGGCCCTGGTTTCAGTGCGCAAGACCGGCAACAGCAGGTGCGTCTTCGAGATGGATTGCAAGAAGGTCGACGGGGCTGCCGGCAAGCTAGGCTATTTCGTACTGCTGAGTACGGAGAATCTCACCGCCGCCCAGGTGCTGGACATCTACCGGTCAAAGGATGGGGTGGAGCGGGTGTTCAACAACGTGAAGAACGACATCGGGTTCGACCGCCCTGCCGTGAAGACCGATGCCACCCTCGAGGGCAAGGTGTTCATAGTCATGCTTGCAGGCATGCTTTCCACAATCATCCGCAACGCCATGCGTGCCCACCGGAAGGAACTGACCCGAAAGATGACCTACGGCAAGCTGGTAAAGGAACTGGAATGCATGTACAGCTTCACCATCAAGGGCAAGACACAGTGGTGTGAGATATCAGAGAAGCAGGCAATGATCTTGAGATGCCTGGGTGTTCCCTTACCGGTGAAATCGCAGGATGTTCAGGCTCAACTGGTGAAAAAGCGCGGCCCGAAACCCAAAGCAAGATAA
- a CDS encoding heparinase II/III domain-containing protein codes for MLTSYHEKIPPVLTSYRSAPNAGNRSFWQSLDSKHAMLVHTHALDAQKQAFPALLATEYLAFTRKGSRIAYESPYFKRRTLLASLVLGYCIDRSEALLDAIIDGIWAICEETTWCLPAHNSYIRDTEQLPLADVNRPVIDLFSAETGALLAQTYSLIGDDLEGVSPLLPKRIIDEIEKRIFTPYTTEHFWWMGNEDEPMNNWTVWCTQNVLLCTFLLPTGQAFRKKVFEKALYSMDCFLKDYGDDGCCSEGAQYFRHAGLCLYLCLDILNQVSSNALTDVFKEPKIRNIASYIRHMHAQGPYYFNFSDCSPLAGSCTIREYLFAKAVGDEELERFALASRNTRNEEEKDLPDQINLTYRLLELIYASNHALKTSFPQERDHFYPSVGIFISRDDTYALSVKAGGNDDSHNHNDTGSITLFKNGTPILIDVGVETYTKKTFSNDRYSIWTMRSIFHNVTNFPPFEQLAGKEYKSEILELGETSTISLQLKACYDPGCPLVSYKRTVTHFKGKEIMLREEVEGDVKPVLTLMSMHKPTVQENTITLGEAATLEIQTPFQSFTVEEIPITDARLRSVWPEKIYRVLVFYETNLIIHIQ; via the coding sequence ATGCTTACCAGTTATCATGAAAAAATTCCTCCTGTTCTCACCAGCTATCGTAGTGCGCCTAATGCCGGAAACCGTTCTTTCTGGCAATCACTCGATTCAAAGCATGCAATGCTGGTACATACACATGCACTTGATGCACAGAAGCAAGCCTTCCCTGCCCTGCTTGCGACCGAGTATCTTGCTTTTACCCGAAAGGGCAGCCGGATCGCCTATGAGTCACCCTATTTCAAACGACGCACCCTGCTTGCATCCCTGGTGCTTGGGTACTGCATTGATAGATCGGAGGCCCTGCTCGATGCCATAATCGATGGGATTTGGGCGATCTGTGAAGAGACCACCTGGTGCCTGCCTGCCCACAACAGCTATATACGCGATACCGAACAACTCCCTCTTGCCGATGTGAATCGGCCGGTGATAGACCTCTTCAGTGCAGAGACGGGAGCCTTGCTTGCACAAACCTACTCCCTTATCGGCGACGACTTGGAGGGGGTTTCCCCCCTCCTGCCCAAACGCATCATTGATGAGATTGAGAAACGAATCTTCACACCCTACACTACCGAGCATTTCTGGTGGATGGGCAACGAAGATGAGCCGATGAACAATTGGACCGTTTGGTGTACACAGAACGTACTGTTGTGTACGTTCCTGCTCCCTACCGGCCAAGCCTTTCGAAAAAAAGTGTTCGAGAAGGCACTGTACAGCATGGACTGCTTCCTCAAGGACTACGGTGATGATGGATGTTGCAGTGAAGGCGCCCAGTATTTCCGGCATGCAGGCCTCTGCTTGTACTTGTGCCTGGATATTCTCAACCAGGTAAGCAGCAATGCATTGACGGATGTCTTCAAAGAGCCGAAAATCCGCAATATTGCTTCGTACATCCGCCATATGCATGCACAGGGACCGTACTACTTCAACTTCTCCGATTGCTCTCCCCTTGCCGGCAGCTGCACCATCCGCGAGTACCTTTTTGCCAAGGCTGTGGGAGATGAAGAGCTTGAAAGATTCGCCCTTGCATCGAGAAATACAAGGAATGAAGAAGAAAAAGACCTTCCCGACCAAATAAACCTCACCTATCGTTTGCTTGAGCTCATATATGCCTCCAACCATGCACTAAAGACATCATTCCCACAGGAAAGAGACCATTTTTATCCGAGCGTCGGGATATTCATCAGCCGCGACGACACTTATGCACTCTCGGTGAAGGCCGGAGGCAACGATGACAGCCACAACCACAACGATACGGGCAGCATCACCCTCTTTAAGAACGGCACGCCCATTCTCATCGATGTGGGTGTAGAGACCTACACCAAGAAAACTTTCTCCAATGATCGATATTCCATCTGGACAATGCGGTCGATCTTTCACAACGTAACCAACTTCCCACCCTTTGAACAGCTTGCCGGCAAAGAGTACAAGAGTGAAATACTCGAGCTAGGAGAGACTTCGACCATCAGCCTCCAACTTAAAGCCTGCTACGACCCTGGGTGCCCGCTCGTCTCGTATAAGCGTACGGTGACACACTTCAAGGGAAAGGAGATTATGCTCAGAGAAGAGGTTGAGGGAGATGTCAAACCCGTCTTGACACTGATGAGCATGCATAAGCCAACTGTGCAAGAGAACACCATCACCTTGGGCGAGGCAGCAACGCTGGAGATTCAAACTCCGTTCCAGTCCTTCACGGTAGAGGAGATACCCATCACTGATGCAAGGTTGCGAAGTGTCTGGCCCGAAAAAATCTATCGCGTGTTGGTTTTCTATGAAACAAATTTGATTATTCACATACAATAA
- a CDS encoding AraC family transcriptional regulator produces MATKLIIADDEPLVLVGLQSMLSWNELGIEIVAVARNGKQLEEAIAKEKPDLVITDIKMPIKSGLTVLKESSKTYGRIPLFILLTSYEEFSFVKEALTLQAVDYLVKLELTEQSLRTSVTKALGMLEELKAERGHTFPLLERSAMQSFRDKFFVRLFNGLIDSRQSFETQKHELQISFDERWYAVCYVQIHSKQEEAEVNLYYSTVGMLKETLGRYLTTYITSLDLHHLAITFCLTDEQVQHYRTIIRQVLEKTLQVIYNYFSVQLVCCVGHTVQDPYHLNESFLSARQLMACRSDERTILVAERRNNEGSSFNLDPFKARLTSAFEELDAARLAKVLEDIATELEQQNIHSLQAVETASNILYMAITLLPDGQNLVQSAFPDEGGGYRQIYSFATTAQCSAYLRQLAAGLTEQLQSRRQDYRAKVVANIQQYIKEHVTRKLNLGEVALMFGFSQNYLSSLFSRYSGCSFVEYTTNAKIAAAKEMMANGDYKVYEIADKLGFESSFYFSKVFKKVEGVSPRQYLQHLERKRS; encoded by the coding sequence ATGGCAACCAAACTGATCATCGCCGACGACGAGCCGTTGGTACTCGTGGGTCTGCAATCCATGCTCTCGTGGAATGAGCTTGGCATCGAGATAGTTGCAGTAGCCCGCAACGGCAAACAACTGGAGGAAGCGATCGCCAAAGAGAAGCCCGACTTGGTGATCACCGACATCAAAATGCCGATTAAAAGCGGACTGACAGTCCTGAAGGAGAGCTCGAAAACCTATGGGAGAATCCCTTTGTTCATTCTCTTGACCAGCTATGAGGAGTTCAGCTTTGTAAAGGAAGCCTTGACGCTTCAGGCTGTGGACTATTTGGTCAAGCTGGAGCTTACAGAGCAGAGCCTTCGCACCTCGGTGACAAAGGCTCTTGGGATGCTTGAGGAGCTGAAAGCCGAACGGGGTCATACATTCCCCCTGCTTGAGCGCAGCGCCATGCAATCATTCCGCGATAAGTTTTTCGTTCGACTCTTCAACGGCCTGATCGACTCCCGCCAAAGCTTTGAGACGCAGAAGCATGAGCTGCAAATCTCCTTCGATGAACGTTGGTATGCTGTCTGCTACGTACAAATACATTCAAAGCAGGAGGAGGCGGAGGTAAACCTCTATTACAGCACGGTGGGGATGCTCAAGGAAACGCTTGGCAGGTATCTGACCACCTATATCACCAGTCTCGACCTGCATCATCTGGCAATTACCTTCTGTCTCACCGATGAGCAGGTACAGCACTACAGGACCATTATCCGCCAAGTTTTGGAAAAGACTCTGCAAGTCATCTACAACTACTTTTCCGTTCAGCTGGTCTGTTGTGTCGGACACACGGTCCAGGATCCCTATCATCTCAATGAATCCTTCCTATCGGCACGACAGCTTATGGCCTGTAGAAGTGATGAAAGAACAATTCTGGTGGCCGAACGCAGAAACAACGAAGGCTCAAGTTTCAATTTGGATCCGTTCAAGGCGCGTCTTACCAGTGCCTTCGAGGAACTCGATGCAGCCCGGCTTGCGAAAGTCCTCGAGGATATTGCGACTGAGCTGGAACAACAGAACATACACTCCTTGCAAGCGGTCGAGACTGCGAGCAACATCCTCTATATGGCCATTACGCTTCTGCCGGATGGACAAAACCTTGTGCAAAGTGCATTCCCTGATGAGGGCGGCGGCTATCGCCAGATCTACAGCTTTGCAACCACTGCCCAGTGCAGTGCCTACCTCAGACAGCTGGCTGCAGGCTTGACCGAGCAGTTGCAGTCACGCAGGCAGGATTACCGGGCAAAGGTGGTGGCAAACATCCAGCAGTACATCAAGGAGCATGTAACGCGAAAGCTCAATTTGGGTGAGGTGGCACTCATGTTCGGATTCAGCCAAAACTACTTGAGCAGCCTGTTTTCCCGATACAGCGGGTGCAGCTTCGTTGAATACACCACCAATGCAAAAATCGCCGCGGCCAAGGAGATGATGGCAAACGGTGATTATAAGGTATATGAGATTGCCGACAAGCTTGGCTTTGAGAGTTCATTTTACTTCAGCAAAGTCTTTAAAAAAGTGGAAGGTGTATCTCCCCGCCAATATCTACAGCACCTGGAGCGCAAACGGAGTTGA